Genomic DNA from Fusarium keratoplasticum isolate Fu6.1 chromosome 2, whole genome shotgun sequence:
GTGCTGCAACTTGTCACTGGTCACGGTGGAAACAGATGTCCGGTCTTTCACACGACTGCACATCCAATGAGCACAGGGCCTCTTATCTGGGTCTATCTTCGAGGCCTCTGAATCCCAGGATTTAGTGCAGCAGATGAGTAATGCTGTGCACAGGTCTCCATGCGGAATACATCTCGATGTCTGGCCTCAAGATGAtggatcaagatcaaggctctgACGCAACACCTCATCAGCACCTCGCATCCGGAATCGGGGGCAAACAGTTGGAACAACTGTGACAAAAACCCACATCTACACCGCTTATCACTTTGAGATCGGGTATGATGGATGATAAGTGACGAAATAACAGTCAACCGTGGGCGCCACCAGGACAAGGGGGCAACAGAGTCGACCGGTAGATGCATGGCCCTCTCGGTTCACACCTCGGCGTTCTGGCCGGGGACGCACTCCGGAAAGGTGAAACCTTTCCCGCACGCATGTGAGATGAGACGACGCAGATGAGGAAACAAAGCATACAATTTTACATATGACATCAGGCTCAGAGCAATGTTATCGTGAGAGGGGGAAACTGATACAGGCCCTGATCCGTCATCCCATCCACATAACTACCCTCCCATCACTCATAGATAACCTAGAAGGTGCTGGCCGCCAGGCGACTCGCAGCATTTCTAGCATCCACACgatcctcatcgtcctcctcattCACTCCCTTGAGGCCTGTGCGACCACCCGCGGCTCGTCCCTGGGTCGTTTCGGCGGCATCTTCATTGTCACCCTCCTCAGAGACCTTGCTGATGAGACTGCCCGATACGCTGCGATTCGCTGCATCCGAGCGGCGCGGGACACCACTCCAGGCGTCACCCTTGGGACCCTGGCTAGCGGCGAGGCTTGAACGACGCACCGTTGGGTGCGCTTCACGACCGAGACGGCTCAGGCCGCCCGAGGCATCAATTGATCGAATATCTGGCCGAACCGTCTCGAGAAGAGCCAGTGTCCGTCTCTCAGCCTCAATTTCGCGGAGCACGTACTCCCTGATGCTCAGGCGCAGGTCAGACGACGTCCTAGAGAACCACTTACGGCGCTCCTGAACAAGGTTCTGGGTGACACGGTTCGTCTTGTTGTACAGGTAGGTCTCATGCTGACGGGCATCATCCAAGGCtgtgatggcctcatccaCCTTCTCGCGACGGACGCTGGAGCTGGCCTTTAGCCGGTCAGCTGCGTTGAGCTTGCCGCGTgtggcttcttgggcttggagaaACTCGCGGATCAGAATTTGGCGGTTGGTTAGAGATTCCTTGACAATGAATGCATCCTGGGAATGATATTGGAACGGGTCACCGATGGTGGTGGCCTCGGCTGTCGCCTGAGCCGCATGGTAGTCGCCAACGGTCTGGACGACCTTGCCCAGTTTCCGATAGGCATTGGCCAGACCGGGGTGAAGCTCTTGAACATTCATGCTCGTAAGCTTGGCACCGTAGTCGGCCTCAGAGAGACCAAGCCCTTGAATAGGTTAGCATTATCCACAGAAATCCTGCGAGATACCTACCTCTCCGGGCCTTGACCAGCTTGTCAACCTTGTGGCCAGCGTCCATGCTACCAAGGTAAAACAGCTTAACAGTCGGTCGAGCATCCGCAAGTTCAGGGGTATCgtcaggaggaggagcaaaTTGCTTCAAAATCTTTCTGCGGACGCCAGTAGCTGGCTGTTTCCTCTTAACCATGGGGCTGTAGCCAAAATCGCTCTCGACAAAGAGTACCATTTCGTCGTCTTGCATCAAGACCTCGTTGCCACAGACGTAGTTTAACCATCGCTGCATCAGGGCCTTGACACGAgactcatcctcatccgtACCTGCGCCGGCCGAGGTCAGAGGCGGGGGAACTGCGGGAACAAGGGCCTCTGGGTTGGCGGATATCAGATGCTCGGCCAGCTTAACAAACTCGGAGTGTAGTCGGCGGACATCGCGGAACTGAGTAGTACGGAAGCGGGGGATGTTTGTCTGGGTTCTGTTAGTCCGCGACCAAGAGAGAGGACAGAGGCCTTCCTACGTGAACGTCGAACCGAAGGATGGGATCCTTCTTGCCCGTTCGCTCGAGTCCtgtgatcttggcctggagtCTATACTGAGGCTGGGTGGGCTTCTGCGGCTGTGTCTGCGTCTCCTGAGCCTGCGCAGCAGCctggccttgttgttggcTATGCGCGGGagctccctcctcgaccgcTGCGGTCGACTCTGACTCGGAAGGGTTCAGGGTGCCCGACGCCTCGGTGCCATCCTCGGTACCGGAAGCCGTCGTCGCAGTGCCTGGCCTCTGGAAGCTGTCTCCTTCAGGGTGATCCTGCGCAAGGCCATTCGAAGACTGAGCGCTGTAGCGAAAGGGGGGAGGATCGCCTGAGATGGGGTGAAAGGTGGAGGCGTTTCGCGAAGGCGACGACACGGGCGAGTTGCCCCAGGGAGAGGCACCGGCCGGGTCGTCAGCGTCGTGGATGGTGGAGCTGTAATCCATCGTGCGGTCGGCGATGTTTTGAAGATGGTTGGTTCGAGGCGATTGTGATGCGAGAGGAGACGGGGAGGCTGAAGTTTGGAGGAATGACGTTGcggcgcggcggcggcggtcGGCAGGGACGGACGGGGGAGACACGACCGACGGGGGTTCAAGCTGAGCTTCCTGAACAGAGCAGGGGTGGAGCGGAGCGGACGCTTTGGGCAGTGAGAGAATCACACAGCGCGCACACGAGGCATTGAGGTGCCGTCAAGAGGGGAAGAGCGGTTAATTAGAGGACTCGATTAATGCCTCTGTGGAAGCTATCTCTAACTCTACAATACACGCGGCTGGCTGACGGAAGCTGAGGTGGTGGTTCAGGCTGCAGCCGTGTTGGGTCAGGAACCCACCCCGACTTTCTTCACTGGGCGCAAGCTTCTGCCTCGGACGTCAAGATGGTGCGAATAATACTTGGCCACCCTTTGGAGCGACATAATTAATAGCGCACTCTTTTGCTCAGTTTGGGCCATGCATGATCCAATACTTATGTCATATTTAATAGTGAGTGGCTTTTTATACTCAGCCACCAGCCCATTGGCTCGCTCTTAATGGGCGGCCTTATCTTATCGGCGCCGCTAGTGAGGGGCTCGCAAAATGTTTTGGACCTCGTTGACTGGTCATCGAGTTAAAGATTTGCGAGTAAACTTCAATTCAACTTTTCGCAAGACGTCTCAAGTAGCCTCCCCTTGCTACATTACCTCCATTCCCTTTCCACTGGAATCCTCAACACAGTTTCTACACACTTACAATCACAATGGGCAAGAAGCGAGCGCGCGAAGAAGGCAAGGATGTCCCGCCTGCGGATGTAgacaagatggacgaggatggcTCTGATGATGAGGTAAGTTGCGACTGCTGGAGGATCGCATGCGCTTCTTTACTAATTAATCCTTGCAGGATTTTGACATGGTCAATGTTGAGTTCGAATGGTTCAACTTTGACCCCGAGGTTGACTTCCACGGCACCAAGACCCTTCTGCGACAACTCTTCGATGTCGATGCGaacctcttcaacatgtCTGCTCTCGCCGACCTCGTCCTCTCTCAGCCCACCATCGGCTCTACAATCAAGGTCGACGGCAAGGCCAACGACGCCTACGCTCTGCTTACAGTCCTCAACACTACCGTTCACCAGAACAAGGAGCCCATGAATGATATTCTCAAGTACCTGGTGAACAAGGCGCAGAGCAACCCATCCCTCGCGCCCGTCGCCAACGTGCTCAACAGCGGAAAGCATGTCGGCCTGATCTTTTCGGAGCGGCTCATCAACATGCCCTCCGAGCTGGCGCCGCCCCTCTACTCGATGCTCatcgacgaggtcgaggcggCCGTGGAAGACAAGGAGCCCTACGAGTTCTCCCACTACTTGATCCTGTCCAAGACATATCAGGAGCTCGAGTCGAAGCTGGACCAGGAGAACCAGAAGcggaagaaggccaaggaggaggctggagTGTACTATTTCCAcgtcgaggacgaggtgCTGCAGAAGCACGCCGAGGCGTACGGTAACTTCAACTACACAAAGGAGGACGAGTCGGTGGCGGACAGCAAGCGGGCATTCCAAGAGATGGGCGTCAAGGCGCATGGACACATGATCCTCATCGAGGCGAGCAAGTTCCCGGGGGCTGTCAAGGCCGTTAATGAGTATCTGAGTGCTCCGCAATagatcaacatcaacatccatcagGCGGCCGGTTCCAGCCTCTGCATCAAGTattccacctccacctccttgGTCAGCGGGATGACAAAGTCCTTGTACATTGACACGACGGCATCGAcgttgatcttggcggcGCCCTCGGTCCCGTCCGGGATGGAGGGGTCCTTGCCGTAGGTCAGGGCCTTGAGGCGGAGCCGCTCGAGCACCTTTCTCTCGACggccttgttggtgatggactCGGCGATGCCCTCGCggtcctcggccttgatgaggcgTGTGAACTTTTCCTCCTCGGACCGGAACTTGGACTCGGCGACAAACTTGCCAAAGTGGATGCGCCGCGACAGAGCCTGTAGGCACGCAATATCGCACGTCGCCGTCGAGCCGTAGTTCTCCTGAGACTCGCCCCGCTCCTCGCGGCCGAAGTCGGGGCACACGGCGGGGAGGAACTTTTCAATATAgaacttcttgatcttgtcgtTTACGTTGACATCGTTGTCGTGGAGGATCTTGGGGTAGTTGAGAGGGTCGAGGATGGGCTTCTGCAGAGCTTCGGGGTAAAAGGGGTACTCGTCGGGCGACTCGAAGCGGCGGATCAGGGACTGGAGCTTCTCCTGCTCGCTAAAGTACCAGTCGAGGAAGCTATGGTGGCCCTGGGGTAGCTCGAGGGCGCCAGGGACGTAGATTTTCTAAACATAGAGATGGTCAATCTTGAATATCATGCACCCCAGGAGGGCAGGGGTAAGGGTTCGCATGAGGGGCAACGGTAGACCACTTACACTGTTCAATGCAAACTGCACCCGCTCAATCAGATGAAAAGTGATTGTATCCTCAAGACGGCTACTCGTGTTAGTCCCTGCCGTGACCTTGTCGGATCCGGTGGCGTCTGGGGGAGGGCGTACATGAGCTGGAACCGGATGCGGGCAAGGTCGAGAGCGTGTTCGGCATCGGCCATGTTGATGACGGTATCCATGTCGGCTTTCGCAACAGCGATTGAGCGGAGCTGGGAACGGGTTATAAAGAGATATCGATTGAGTGGACCTTTATAGGGCCTTGCGATCTGGGTAAGAGAGCGGAACGGGGTCCTAGAGGGAGCGGCTAGGAGCGACTTGGGCGGAAATCCGGAATAGCTGACGATGGAACGTTGGTGATGGGCCAGGGCAGAGCGCATTCGGAGACGGGAGCACCTCAGCAAAATCAATGCGTGTGGGTACGGACTTGTTTTTTTTCGGTATGGATTTTTATTTTGTTAGTCGAAGCGCAGAAAGGTACGTAGAGGGCATTAACTGGGTCAGCGGAGCGAGCGAAGGCCGGCACTTTCATCAATTGTTGCGCCCGTGCGTGCGAGTATCGGTATCGGAGGGGTAAAGCCGGTAAAAGCCACGGAAGATGGAGCCGCCGCCCCAGAAGCAAAGCTTAGGTCTATCTACCCAACCTCGGGGAGAGTGtccgagatcaaggacgtCACcaaacaagaaaagaaaaaaaaagccacaTCGGGCATTGGaggcaatggatggatcctcCAGGGCATGGGCACAAGCTTCTGTGCGCAACAGCccgatccatccatcgcattCCAGCGATTCCAACGGAGTGGTGGAGGTACCGCAGGAACCAATTACAGGGGGTCACTGCACCTGTAGCCGGCCACATTAGCGCCTCGGTCCAGAAGCTTTTACTCCCCAAGCCGGCCTGGGGCTTTTTGAGAAGCCCCCCCCGAAACTTGGAAGCAGCCAAGGTTATCCCGGCGCGCGTCATGAGAATCTCCTCGCGAACTGCCAAATCTTTTGAATCTTTCTCCCCCGAAGACTCCAGCGCCATTTCCTCCCCCCTCAACCCACCCGCTCCCTGACCCCTCCGATCCCCTTTAGCTTCTGCAGTTTAGCAGTCGCTAGGCCATGGCAGAACAGGAGAACCACTATGGCTTTGACGAGGGCGGAGACGACGACCAGTCCATTGTGTCGGTATGTGTTGTGTTGATCTTTTTGAGAGCTGGAGCCGCATTCAGCCTCAGCACCCCTCGCCCATTGTCCAATCTCGGCCGCATATAGCTGACCGCAATGCTCCCTCGAGTAGACGCGCGGGCTTGAGGCTTTCAGTCGCAAGGTCACAACCACAGCGACGCATCTGATCGGCCCCAATGCCGAAGCTACGGCTCTCCACTATCAAGCCGCAATGGCCGAGGTTCAGAAGCAGATGAAGCGCCCGACGGTCCAGCGAAGCATGTTCGCAATGGCAAGGACGACGCCCACCGACATAATGCGCTCCAGGCTTTCGACCCACGAGATCCAGCACCGCGCCCTCACCTATCTCCCcgacgagcttcttgccaACATCCCCGACCATGAAAACCCTTACTCGCTGTTCCAGGGCTTCCAGGCTAGCTTCCCCGAGCTgaccgaggagggcaagaagtTTCGCCGTCGGGT
This window encodes:
- a CDS encoding Protein BCP1, with the translated sequence MGKKRAREEGKDVPPADVDKMDEDGSDDEDFDMVNVEFEWFNFDPEVDFHGTKTLLRQLFDVDANLFNMSALADLVLSQPTIGSTIKVDGKANDAYALLTVLNTTVHQNKEPMNDILKYLVNKAQSNPSLAPVANVLNSGKHVGLIFSERLINMPSELAPPLYSMLIDEVEAAVEDKEPYEFSHYLILSKTYQELESKLDQENQKRKKAKEEAGVYYFHVEDEVLQKHAEAYGNFNYTKEDESVADSKRAFQEMGVKAHGHMILIEASKFPGAVKAVNEYLSAPQ
- a CDS encoding Chorismate mutase, which translates into the protein MRSALAHHQRSIVSYSGFPPKSLLAAPSRTPFRSLTQIARPYKGPLNRYLFITRSQLRSIAVAKADMDTVINMADAEHALDLARIRFQLIRLEDTITFHLIERVQFALNSKIYVPGALELPQGHHSFLDWYFSEQEKLQSLIRRFESPDEYPFYPEALQKPILDPLNYPKILHDNDVNVNDKIKKFYIEKFLPAVCPDFGREERGESQENYGSTATCDIACLQALSRRIHFGKFVAESKFRSEEEKFTRLIKAEDREGIAESITNKAVERKVLERLRLKALTYGKDPSIPDGTEGAAKINVDAVVSMYKDFVIPLTKEVEVEYLMQRLEPAA
- a CDS encoding Vacuolar protein sorting-associated protein 17, which codes for MDYSSTIHDADDPAGASPWGNSPVSSPSRNASTFHPISGDPPPFRYSAQSSNGLAQDHPEGDSFQRPGTATTASGTEDGTEASGTLNPSESESTAAVEEGAPAHSQQQGQAAAQAQETQTQPQKPTQPQYRLQAKITGLERTGKKDPILRFDVHTNIPRFRTTQFRDVRRLHSEFVKLAEHLISANPEALVPAVPPPLTSAGAGTDEDESRVKALMQRWLNYVCGNEVLMQDDEMVLFVESDFGYSPMVKRKQPATGVRRKILKQFAPPPDDTPELADARPTVKLFYLGSMDAGHKVDKLVKARRGLGLSEADYGAKLTSMNVQELHPGLANAYRKLGKVVQTVGDYHAAQATAEATTIGDPFQYHSQDAFIVKESLTNRQILIREFLQAQEATRGKLNAADRLKASSSVRREKVDEAITALDDARQHETYLYNKTNRVTQNLVQERRKWFSRTSSDLRLSIREYVLREIEAERRTLALLETVRPDIRSIDASGGLSRLGREAHPTVRRSSLAASQGPKGDAWSGVPRRSDAANRSVSGSLISKVSEEGDNEDAAETTQGRAAGGRTGLKGVNEEDDEDRVDARNAASRLAASTF